AGGTGCCGTGTTCGTCTTCGAAGGCGCTCATGTATTCGCCGGGGCGTTGATTTTCTTCCAGCATAAAGACTTTATCGGTCGGTGCGCCGATACCCAGCGCCGGCTCAATATTTTTCACCGCAATGGGTTCATGCTGATGGACGATATTGCCGACTTCGTCTTCTTTCCCCTCCTGCACGTTGTATTCCCAGCGGCAGGCGTTGGTGCAGGTTCCCTGATTGGGGTCGCGTTTGTTGATGTAGCCGGACAACAGGCAGCGGCCGGAATAGGCCATGCACAACGCGCCGTGTACAAAGATCTCCAGCTCCATGTCCGGCACTTTGCTACGGATTTCCGCGATCTCTTCCAGCGACAGCTCGCGGGAGAGAATCACGCGGCTCAGCCCCATCTGCTGCCAGAATTTCACCGTCGCCCAGTTAACAGCGTTAGCCTGAACGGAAAGGTGGATCGGTATCTGCGGGAAGTTTTCCCGTACCAGCATGATCAGCCCCGGATCGGACATAATCAGCGCATCCGGCCCCATTTCAACCACCGGTTGCAGATCGCGCAGGAAGGTTTTCAACTTGGCGTTATGCGGCGCGATATTAACCACCACGTAGAATTTTTTACCCAGTTCATGCGCTTCATTGATGGCCTGCGCCAGCGTCTGATGGTTGAATTCGTTGTTGCGTACCCGCAAGCTGTAGCGAGGCTGGCCGGCATAAATGGCATCAGCGCCATAGGCAAAGGCGTAACGCATATTTTTCAGCGTTCCGGCCGGAGAAAGCAGTTCCGGTTTAAACATGATGTCTCTCGATTCTGATTACAAGTCAGGCTGCCCCCGATGGGAGCAGTAAAGGCGGGGATTCTAGCGCTTATAAATGAAAAAAGCAGCAGACGGCCCACAAAAAGTAGGCCTATTGATTTGGCGATGCGGACTAATCAGCGTTTGGCCGCCACCCGCGAAGCGCCAAGCCGTTTGCGATCGTGCGGACGTTCAAAATCCACCAGCGGACCTAATGGCACGATGCCGGTAGGGTTCAGCCACCGGATGTCATAGTAACCGGCCTTGATATGCCCGATATTGACGGTCTCTTTCACGCCGGGCCATTGATACAGTTCGCGCAGGTAGTTCGACAGATTAGGATAATCTTCGATACGGCGGAGATTGCACTTGAACGCGCCATGATAGGCGACGTCAAAACGCACCAGCGTCACGAACAGACGCCAGTCGGCTTCGGTCAGCGTATCGCCGGCGATGTAACGGCGCGTTGCCAGATGCGCTTCTACCTTATCCAGCGTCGAAAACAGGACGGTCACCGCCTGGTTATAGCTCTCCTGCGTTTTGGCGAAACCGGTTTTATAGACGCCGTTGTTGATGCCGTGGTAAATGGTTTCGTTCCAGCGGTCGATCTCGCCGCGTAGCGTGGGCGGATAGAAATCGAGGTTGTTGTCGGTCAGTCGGTCAAAGTCATCGTTCAGGATACGGATAATATCCGCCGATTCATTGTTGACGATGCGTCCTTCCTGACGGTCCCATAAAACGGGCACCGACACTTTCCCGGTGTAGTGGGGATCGGTTGCGGTATACAACTGATGAAGGAAACGGATAGGGCCAAGCTGTTCGCCCGCATCCTGCGGCTTACTGAATTCCCAGCCGTTATCTCTGATGCAAGGCTCCGCGATGGAAAGCGTAATGACGTTTTCCAGCCCTTTCAGCTTACGGAAGATTAAGGCGCGAGAGGCCCATGGACAGAGGTAAGAGACAAAAAGCTGATAACGTCCGGGCTGTGCAACAATTTCACTCTGACGGAATGTTGTCTCCTGCCGATGAAATGCGCCGTTTTTAATTTCTTCCGCCGCGACGTCGCCGCTAACCCATTTTCCATCCACTAAACCTGCCATTACGCCTCTCTGTTAAATCTGATAATTATTGCCATGCGATAAAGCCTATCAGCCTGAGATAAAGAAAAAATGATAAATTTTTCACTGAGTCAGACAGATTTTTTGACGAGTGGCGAAGACATGGAATATCGCCGGTTACGGGTTATTGACGCGTCGTCTTATCCGCGTTCTGCCGCCAGCAGTCCGTACAGCGCGGAGTCGGATGTTTTTCCATCAACAATCCAGCGTTCCCTTAACAGGCCTTCCTGAACGAAGGACTGGCGAGCCAATGTTTTGGCCGAGGCGATATTTCTGGCGTCGATTTCGGCCTCAAGCCGGTTCAATCCCAGCGTTCCAAAGGCGAAATCAATCAGGCCGGACAGCGCCTCGGCCATATAGCCTTTTCCCTGCGCGTCGGCTGCCAGGCAGTAACCGATTTCCGCCCGTCGGGATGCGGCATTAATATGGAAAAGGATACAGGTGCCGATGAGATGTCCGCCGTCTTTCATCTCTAACCCCAGCTTCATGTATTCGCCGGCGGACAGCGCCTGCCGATAGTTATCAATGGCCTCGAAAGCCTGTTCGATATGTCGCCACGGGAGCTGATTC
This window of the Brenneria goodwinii genome carries:
- a CDS encoding GNAT family N-acetyltransferase; amino-acid sequence: MASFSATTTLETPRLLLRPLRRDDVPAFFALMSDPVVMKFWNQLPWRHIEQAFEAIDNYRQALSAGEYMKLGLEMKDGGHLIGTCILFHINAASRRAEIGYCLAADAQGKGYMAEALSGLIDFAFGTLGLNRLEAEIDARNIASAKTLARQSFVQEGLLRERWIVDGKTSDSALYGLLAAERG
- a CDS encoding glutathione S-transferase family protein — protein: MAGLVDGKWVSGDVAAEEIKNGAFHRQETTFRQSEIVAQPGRYQLFVSYLCPWASRALIFRKLKGLENVITLSIAEPCIRDNGWEFSKPQDAGEQLGPIRFLHQLYTATDPHYTGKVSVPVLWDRQEGRIVNNESADIIRILNDDFDRLTDNNLDFYPPTLRGEIDRWNETIYHGINNGVYKTGFAKTQESYNQAVTVLFSTLDKVEAHLATRRYIAGDTLTEADWRLFVTLVRFDVAYHGAFKCNLRRIEDYPNLSNYLRELYQWPGVKETVNIGHIKAGYYDIRWLNPTGIVPLGPLVDFERPHDRKRLGASRVAAKR
- the yegQ gene encoding tRNA 5-hydroxyuridine modification protein YegQ, yielding MFKPELLSPAGTLKNMRYAFAYGADAIYAGQPRYSLRVRNNEFNHQTLAQAINEAHELGKKFYVVVNIAPHNAKLKTFLRDLQPVVEMGPDALIMSDPGLIMLVRENFPQIPIHLSVQANAVNWATVKFWQQMGLSRVILSRELSLEEIAEIRSKVPDMELEIFVHGALCMAYSGRCLLSGYINKRDPNQGTCTNACRWEYNVQEGKEDEVGNIVHQHEPIAVKNIEPALGIGAPTDKVFMLEENQRPGEYMSAFEDEHGTYIMNSRDLRAIQHVERLTQMQIHSLKIEGRTKSFYYCARTAQVYRRAIDDAAAGKPFDPSLLETLEGLAHRGYTEGFLRRHVHEDYQNYEYGYSVSDRQQFVGEFTGVRRDGLAEVAVKNKFSCGDSVEMMTPKGNVQFTIEAMQNAKGQATDVAPGNGHIVYLPVPEEIALEYALLLRNLPGATTTRNPNAK